Proteins found in one Hoplias malabaricus isolate fHopMal1 chromosome 17, fHopMal1.hap1, whole genome shotgun sequence genomic segment:
- the npm1b gene encoding nucleophosmin 1b, translating to MAEDSIPDLSRPQMFLFGCVLKSDKKEYKVELDDDEADHQLSLKSVCLGAEAEDKFHTVEIEGVTYDGKTTKIPLAVLKPSILPSLSLGGFEVTPPVSFRLQSGAGPVYISGQHFVSVKESDDEEEEEENNTSPVKRPSSMAPGKVPQKKLKMESDEDDDDDDDDDDSEDDDTDDDDEDDKAASKKPLKSTKKDPVKNKDAGKQNGSPGKKDNKPGKPQSQAPEKGKDKTGAGPSGKSPSIPSISEVKDRLATAAKEGKPFPKTEQKFENYAKFSFKISDKQVIKDLWNFVQTLKK from the exons ATGGCAGAAGACAGCATCCCAGACCTCAGCAGACCtcagatgtttttgtttg GTTGTGTTCTGAAGTCTGATAAGAAGGAGTACAAAGTGGAACTAGATGATGATGAAGCTGACCACCAGCTGTCACTCAAATCG GTGTGCCTTGGTGCAGAAGCAGAGGATAAGTTCCATACAGTGGAGATAGAGGGAGTCACGTATGATGGCAAGACAACCAAAATCCCTCTTGCTGTGCTGAAGCCATCTATTCTGCCTTCT ttaAGTTTAGGGGGATTTGAAGTCACGCCTCCTGTTTCATTTCGATTGCAGTCTGGTGCTGGCCCAGTCTACATCAGCGGGCAACATTTTGTTA GTGTGAAGGAATCTGATGatgaggaagaagaagaggagaatAACACATCCCCGGTGAAGAGACCATCCAGCATGGCGCCTGGGAAAGTGCCACAG AAAAAGCTTAAAATGGAAtcagatgaagatgatgatgacgacGACGACGATGATGACAGTGAAGATGATGACACTGATGA tgatgatgaagatgacaaAGCAGCTTCAAAGAAACCTTTGAAATCCACAAAGAAA GACCCAGTGAAAAACAAAGATGCAGGTAAACAGAATGGCTCACCAGGGAAAAAAGACAACAAACCAGGGAAGCCACAAAGCCAG GCtccagagaaagggaaagataAGACTGGAGCAGGGCCTTCTGGAAAATCTCCCAGCATACCCAGCATAAGTGAGGTCAAGGACAGACTAGCAACTGCAGCTAAGGAG GGTAAGCCATTTCCAAAGACGGAACAGAAGTTTGAGAACTATGCCAAATTCTCTTTCAAGATATCAGACAAACAA GTGATCAAAGACCTTTGGAACTTTGTACAAACACTAAAGAAGTAA